In a single window of the Polynucleobacter sp. MWH-UH24A genome:
- a CDS encoding TRIC cation channel family protein: MTDLMPVLPLWVDVTAMSTTALYGAATARSRNVPISGTLIAGILCGAAGGMVRDLLLGLEPVAITGPYYLPWILFASVLGAFFFYRFISQELPYLVLRGVAIGLLIAIGCQKALIHEVPFVSIILCGVLTATAGGMALDALTGHRSAVFSQAHWFATALIIGSLIFYGLTITTSFYVATAIAVIVTASLYVTSVIRKWPSPKWPNEGNDMSA; the protein is encoded by the coding sequence ATGACTGATTTGATGCCAGTATTGCCTCTGTGGGTCGATGTCACAGCGATGTCAACTACTGCGCTCTATGGTGCTGCTACTGCACGTAGTCGGAATGTTCCGATTTCTGGAACATTAATTGCAGGAATTTTATGTGGCGCTGCTGGAGGTATGGTGCGTGATTTACTATTAGGCTTGGAGCCAGTTGCAATCACGGGCCCATATTATTTGCCTTGGATCTTATTTGCCTCTGTCTTGGGTGCATTTTTCTTTTACCGCTTCATCTCTCAAGAGCTTCCATATTTAGTGCTTCGTGGAGTTGCGATTGGTCTACTGATTGCAATTGGCTGCCAAAAAGCACTCATTCATGAGGTTCCCTTTGTGTCCATCATTCTGTGTGGGGTACTGACAGCAACAGCAGGGGGGATGGCGTTAGATGCTTTAACTGGGCATCGCTCTGCAGTGTTTAGTCAAGCCCATTGGTTTGCAACCGCACTCATCATTGGAAGTTTGATATTTTATGGTTTAACGATTACCACCTCGTTCTATGTTGCAACAGCAATTGCAGTTATTGTCACCGCCTCGTTATATGTAACCAGTGTTATCCGCAAGTGGCCTTCCCCCAAATGGCCCAATGAGGGTAACGATATGTCTGCCTAA
- a CDS encoding pirin family protein, whose translation MMQIRKSQERGYADHGWLKSFHSFSFANYYDPKFMGWGNLRVINEDRIDPGTGFGEHSHRDMEIISYVLSGELAHKDSMGNVKSIPPGDIQRMSAGTGVTHSEFNYAKDQTTHFLQIWIQPKFTGVKPGYEQKTIPAQDKDGKLRLLASIDGAGDSITINADAKLYAGTFDGNQHATLAMDPNRKAYVHLIKGALTVNGQRLSGGDAAMITNESRIEINQGEHAEVLVFDLAA comes from the coding sequence ATGATGCAGATTCGTAAGTCGCAGGAGCGGGGCTATGCCGATCATGGCTGGCTCAAGAGCTTTCACTCCTTCTCATTTGCTAATTACTACGACCCTAAATTTATGGGGTGGGGTAATTTGCGCGTGATCAACGAGGATCGAATTGATCCCGGAACTGGATTTGGTGAGCACAGCCATCGGGATATGGAAATTATTAGCTATGTTCTCTCAGGCGAGTTGGCACACAAAGACAGTATGGGGAATGTCAAATCCATCCCGCCAGGCGATATCCAACGCATGAGCGCAGGGACTGGTGTTACCCATAGCGAGTTCAACTATGCCAAGGATCAAACGACACACTTTTTGCAGATTTGGATTCAGCCCAAATTTACGGGGGTCAAACCAGGCTACGAGCAAAAAACGATTCCAGCCCAAGATAAGGATGGTAAGTTGCGCCTCTTAGCTTCCATCGATGGAGCAGGGGATTCGATCACCATCAATGCCGACGCCAAGCTCTATGCAGGAACCTTTGATGGTAATCAGCATGCAACTCTAGCAATGGATCCCAACCGTAAGGCTTATGTTCACCTCATCAAAGGTGCACTAACGGTAAACGGACAGCGCTTAAGTGGTGGCGATGCTGCCATGATTACTAACGAGTCACGCATTGAGATCAACCAAGGAGAGCATGCGGAGGTGCTTGTTTTTGATCTAGCAGCTTAG
- the htpX gene encoding protease HtpX, which produces MKRIFLFLITNIAIMLVITIIINIFGLGQVLDEQGVGLDLTSLLMLSAVVGMTGSFISLALSKTMAKHSTGAYVIEQPRNEQEQWLVNTVARQAKEAGIGMPEVAIYDSPDINAFATGMMRDSSLVAVSTGLLHGMTRDEAEAVLAHEVSHVANGDMVTLALIQGVINTFVFFLSRVIGHIIDRAVFKTERGHGPAYWITTVVAQLVLGILASAIVMWFSRQREYRADAGAAYLEGKQKMIRALERLQKSINEPHLPEQLEAFGISGGMGTGLKRLFMSHPPLDERIAALRNMPD; this is translated from the coding sequence ATGAAACGCATTTTTCTCTTCCTCATTACCAACATTGCCATCATGTTGGTGATCACCATCATCATCAATATCTTTGGCCTAGGCCAGGTTTTGGATGAGCAGGGTGTTGGCCTTGATCTCACCTCTTTACTAATGCTCTCAGCGGTTGTCGGTATGACCGGCTCCTTTATCTCGCTGGCACTTTCCAAAACCATGGCGAAACACTCAACCGGTGCGTATGTGATTGAGCAACCCCGCAATGAACAGGAGCAGTGGCTGGTCAATACGGTGGCACGGCAAGCCAAGGAAGCGGGTATTGGTATGCCCGAGGTAGCAATCTATGACTCGCCAGACATCAACGCCTTCGCTACGGGGATGATGCGAGACAGTTCCTTGGTGGCAGTCAGCACCGGCTTGTTGCATGGCATGACCCGTGATGAGGCCGAGGCGGTATTGGCTCATGAAGTAAGTCACGTCGCAAATGGCGATATGGTGACCTTGGCACTGATTCAAGGCGTTATTAATACCTTCGTCTTCTTCCTCTCACGCGTGATTGGTCATATTATTGATCGTGCTGTCTTTAAGACCGAGCGTGGTCATGGTCCTGCCTATTGGATTACTACCGTTGTTGCGCAGTTGGTCCTAGGTATCTTGGCAAGCGCTATCGTGATGTGGTTTAGTCGTCAAAGGGAGTACCGTGCCGATGCCGGCGCAGCTTACCTTGAAGGCAAGCAAAAGATGATTCGGGCGCTCGAGCGCTTACAAAAGTCGATCAATGAACCGCATTTGCCTGAGCAGTTAGAAGCCTTTGGTATTTCAGGGGGTATGGGCACTGGACTCAAGCGCCTGTTTATGAGCCATCCACCATTGGACGAGCGCATCGCCGCCTTGCGCAATATGCCTGATTAG